The genome window AAGTGGGCACCATGAACCACTACCACGTCCTCAAGGACGGCACGTTCATCATCCCGGAATTCAACGACTCCATCCTGCGCTCCGTCACATCCATTTCCGTCCTTGAACTGGCGAAAAAAGGCATCATCAAGGCCAGAACGGAACACATCCGGGTCGACGATTTCCTGAACAAGGTCAAATCCGGGGAAATCATCGAAGCCGGCGGCTTCGGCACGGCGGCCGTGGTCAGCCCCGTCGGCTCCTACCTCCTTGAAAGCGGCGAGGAAATCACCGTCGGCGACGGCCAGATCGGCAAACACTCCCGCGCCCTGTACGAAATGTACAGCAGCATGCAAATCGGCAAATCGCCCGCCCCCGAAGGCTGGCTCACCCAAGTGCCCCGCTACGGCAAATAGCAGACCCTATGCGAAACGCCGGAGCCGCAAAGGTTCCGGCGTTTTGCATTATTATGCGTATTTTCTTGCCCCCGCCCCGGATAACACGTATACCTCATCGTTACGTCTTTACTGTAAACAATTCAGGCGCACTTCCCGGCGCCGGAAAATCTATTGTTATTGCGGAGAGTTAGTCATGAGTAAACGGAAAATCGGTATAATCATCGGTGCGGTATGCCTGCTCGCCATTGGCGGGGGCTTTATCGCCAAAATGCAATTTGAATCAAAGGTCCGCGGCGGCATTGAGGATTTCCTGGCAAGCCTGCCGCCCTCCGTGAGCGCCAAAGCGGAAAAAATCGACGTTTCTTTCTTTGAAAAGTCGGTAACCCTCACCAACCTTAAAGGGGTCTACAACCTTCCCCTCCGCCAGGAGGGGAAAGAGACGACCATCCCCATGGCCTTCAGCTCCGAACGCATTACCGCCACCGGCGTGAACATGGACGGGTTCAAGGAAGGCGCAGGGGTCGCGAAGCTCATCGATTCGCTGACCTGCGTGAATACCACCGTGGACAGCTCCGTGGCAAAGTCCAGCATTGAAAGTTACGTCGTCGAAAATATTTCCGGCGACTTCACCCAGCTTCACACGGCGATAGAAAAGGCGCTCCCCGCCCTGATGGCTGCCGGCGCCGCAACGGACTTTCCCGCGAGCAGCGAGGACGCCCAGCGCCTCATGGGAGCCGCGGCCGGTATCCTGAAGGCCTATGAAACCCTTCATATCGGCAAATCCTCCATCAAAAACTACACGTATGTCGTGGATGTTAACGGAGAAAAACTGGATATGGTCATAGAGGCGGCCGACGCCGCGGATTACTCCATCCGCAAAATGGGCCCGTTTTCGATGCGTAACGTAAAGGCCGCCTACAACGGCGCGCCCATCCTGGACATGGAATCCCTGACCTCGGACGAAATCCTTCTCCCCAGCTTCACGGGCCTCTTCGAGATGCTGGCGAAAGACCCCTTCCCCATGCCCCATATGGTTCAGGAGGCGTTCAAGGGCCAGACCTTCTCCATAAAAAACATGCGCGTTAAAAACATGAACGTGCGCCACCCCATGCTGAAAGACCGCGTCCTCTTTTCCCTTGCGGACACGAACTTCAACTATATGGCGGAAACGGCCCACACGATGGACTTTTCCTTCAACAACCTAAATATCGACAGATCGCTCCTGGCGGCGCAGTCGCAGCTGCCCGAGCAGGTATTCGCCTCCCTGCCGGAAACCATCACCCTTGAAGGTTCCGTCCAGCAGGTCACGACGCCCAAGGAAAAGAACACCTTCGACATCGACTGCAAAAAAATCTTTCTCAAGGGAACGGGCATGGGCGAAGCCACCCTTTCTTTCGCGGTGAACGATCTCAACCTCATGGCCCTGGCCATGGGAATGCCCAACCGCAGCGCGCTGAAAAAGTACGATATCGCGCTGACCGACCAGGGAGCTTCCGAAGTTTTCTTCGCGATCGAGGGTTTCTATGACGACAACACGGCGGAACAGGCCCGCGCCAAAGAACTGGAGTCCCTGCGCGCCCAGATCGAGGTTGAGCAAAGCCAGGCAGGCAAAGACATCCTGAACGGCCTCGTCAACTTCCTGGAAAAATCCGGCGGAACGCTGCAGATCGTCGTGCAGCCGGAAAGCCCGTCTACCCTCGAGCAACTGATGCAGGCGTATATGATGAACCCCGCCGCGCTGGGCTTGACCGTGACCTTTACCCCCGGCAAGTAACCCGGAACCGCCCATTATAAAGCGGGTCTTTTACAGGCCCGCTTTTTTTTGTATGGTGCATTTGCGTGCGGCGGCCGCCGGCCGCCGCGAAATACTCTGGACAGCATCCTATACGGGGAGTATAGCATTTACCCATGGTAAACTTTGATTGTTTCGCTCTCTTCCACGTCTCGAACGGTGCCCGCATTGCGTTGCTTGCCGCGTTGGTCTTTGTTGCGCCTTTTTCCGCCGCGGCCGCTCCCGCCCCGCTTTCCAAGGCGGCGGAGCCGGAAGCCGTCGTGGACCCGTTCCCGTCCGTCATTGAAAAGGCCCAGCGAAGGGCCACCCGGTCCTACAAACCGGCAGAGGCCCAGGCGCCGGATTTCCTGCTCTCCCTGCCGGAAGCCCAGTGGCGGTCCATCAGCTTCAAACCGGAAAAGTCTTTATGGCGCAACAAAAACCTGCCGTTTGAGG of uncultured delta proteobacterium contains these proteins:
- a CDS encoding exported hypothetical protein (Evidence 5 : No homology to any previously reported sequences) translates to MSKRKIGIIIGAVCLLAIGGGFIAKMQFESKVRGGIEDFLASLPPSVSAKAEKIDVSFFEKSVTLTNLKGVYNLPLRQEGKETTIPMAFSSERITATGVNMDGFKEGAGVAKLIDSLTCVNTTVDSSVAKSSIESYVVENISGDFTQLHTAIEKALPALMAAGAATDFPASSEDAQRLMGAAAGILKAYETLHIGKSSIKNYTYVVDVNGEKLDMVIEAADAADYSIRKMGPFSMRNVKAAYNGAPILDMESLTSDEILLPSFTGLFEMLAKDPFPMPHMVQEAFKGQTFSIKNMRVKNMNVRHPMLKDRVLFSLADTNFNYMAETAHTMDFSFNNLNIDRSLLAAQSQLPEQVFASLPETITLEGSVQQVTTPKEKNTFDIDCKKIFLKGTGMGEATLSFAVNDLNLMALAMGMPNRSALKKYDIALTDQGASEVFFAIEGFYDDNTAEQARAKELESLRAQIEVEQSQAGKDILNGLVNFLEKSGGTLQIVVQPESPSTLEQLMQAYMMNPAALGLTVTFTPGK